One window of the Oncorhynchus mykiss isolate Arlee chromosome 5, USDA_OmykA_1.1, whole genome shotgun sequence genome contains the following:
- the LOC118964731 gene encoding calcium-activated chloride channel regulator 3A-1-like, with amino-acid sequence MASEAVAVLLLVFLSGSTFGIKLEGNGYTDVLIAINPVVPENPLLIERIKEMVSNASSVLFTATEDKFYFEEITILVPPNWSQGDYGRTKTETYEKAKIIINEENRAYGDQPYTLQYGQCGSESRYIHLTTKFILDDELIKLYGPRGKVLVHEWAHLRWGVYDEFDDGQPFYKGAHSDIQVTTFCSNKTHNSEAPNAQNRMCDNRDVMDVIFTSSVDAKANVQPLKGPHPAPRFTVMQRGQRVVCLVLDVSGSMRGSRILQQQQAASLFLTTVVEDNSYVGIVTFTNDATTLKPLTVIHGEESRTQLVRYLPSEANGGTDICKGLKKGFEELRKDNGNTMGDEIILLTDGESELNCASEVKESGAIVNTIAFGPSANKELKIMSEISVNFPFKADETVTFFLHTLFKSLSIIFILLVLFYVSGGKYFYASDNLDTTELVNVFASLTTTNGDLTHQTILLDSSGMKGNGILNGTVSVDHTIGNKTTFLVLHESQSPEDIEIKSPSGQIYDFIDFQHSAISKTHSLVIQGTAETGEWTYTIKNTLSDQYITITITSCAVSDAIPPVTVKAHMSQQSIDGSKPMLVYAEVNQKGVPVILADVIATLKSDSGDQYQLQLLDNGAGADAFRNDGIYSRYFITSKKGRYNLKVKVQRKDKGKNNGQVRLKRHSVAPYVPGYVIKGKVVMNPPKPPVSEDDLQADVGSFTRTAIGESFSVSLPPGVPPPNFPPNKITDLNAEIEEDKLMLTWTAPGEDMDQGTADSYEIRVSMDLEALRGNFSGAHLMNTSDIRPLEAGSTEEYSFLSSYIINAEPETVMFFAVRSCDKDSLMSDMSNVAKATKIVPFVPTTTTPTISQYPSPNLKRSSGSNVVAVVVSVIGTAAVIIAVLVVTRMRLNRPGNTPNFTETQVSTSFL; translated from the exons ATGGCTTCTGAAGCAGTGGCTGTGTTGCTGCTGGTCTTCTTGTCAGGATCTACCTTTGGGATAAAGCTGGAAGGAAATGGATACACAGACGTTCTGATTGCTATTAACCCAGTGGTACCTGAGAACCCACTGCTCATCGAGAGAATCAAG GAAATGGTGAGCAATGCGTCATCCGTACTCTTTACAGCCACTGAAGACAAATTCTACTTTGAAGAGATAACAATACTAGTGCCACCAAACTGGTCTCAAGGAGACTATGGAAGAACAAAGACTGAAACCTATGAAAAA GCCAAAATAATCATTAATGAGGAAAATCGTGCATATGGAGATCAACCTTACACCCTGCAGTATGGTCAATGTGGATCTGAGAGCCGGTACATTCATTTGACCACTAAATTCATCTTAGATGATGAACTCATTAAACTGTATGGACCCAGAG GTAAAGTCCTTGTGCATGAATGGGCTCACCTGAGATGGGGAGTTTATGATGAATTTGATGACGGTCAGCCATTCTACAAGGGTGCACACAGTGATATTCAG GTTACAACATTCTGCTCCAATAAAACACACAACAGTGAGGCCCCTAATGCACAGAACAGGATGTGTGACAACAGAGATGTGATGGACGTTATTTTCACAAGCTCAGTGGATGCCAAAGCCAATGTCCAGCCTCTGAAAGGACCACATCCAGCACCTAGGTTCACTGTGATGCAGAGGGGACAGAGAGTTGTCTGTCTGGTCCTTGATGTTTCAGGAAGCATGCGT GGCTCAAGAATATTGCAACAGCAACAAGCAGCATCTCTGTTCCTGACAACTGTAGTAGAAGATAATTCATATGTTGGGATTGTAACATTCACAAATGATGCCACAACTTTGAAACCTTTAACTGTAATCCATGGTGAAGAATCAAGAACGCAACTTGTAAGATATTTGCCAAGTGAAGCTAATGGAGGCACTGACATTTGTAAAGGACTTAAAAAAGGTTTTGAG GAGTTACGCAAAGACAATGGCAATACAATGGGAGATGAAATCATCCTTTTAACTGATGGGGAATCAGAATTAAATTGTGCATCTGAGGTTAAAGAAAGTGGTGCCATTGTAAATACAATTGCCTTTGGACCAAGTGCAAACAAGGAGTTGAAAATTATGTCAGAAATATCAG TAAATTTCCCCTTTAAGGCAGATGAGACAGTCACATTTTTCTTGCATACTCTTTTCAAGTCATTGTCAATTATCTTCATTCTGCTTGTTCTTTTTTATGTTTCAGGTGGGAAATATTTCTATGCATCTGATAATCTGGATACAACTGAACTTGTGAATGTCTTTGCTTCACTTACCACAACCAACGGCGATTTGACACATCAGACAATCTTG CTTGATAGTTCTGGAATGAAAGGAAATGGAATTCTCAACGGGACTGTGTCTGTTGATCACACAATCGGGAATAAAACCACCTTTTTGGTGCTCCATGAAAGTCAGTCCCCGGAGGATATTGAAATAAAAAGCCCATCTGGACAAATCTACGATTTTATTGATTTTCAACATTCTGCTATTTCCAAAACGCACTCCTTAGTTATTCAAGGAACAGCTGAG ACTGGAGAGTGGACATATACCATAAAAAATACACTGTCAGATCAGtatataacaataacaataacaagttgTGCTGTCAGTGACGCCATACCTCCAGTCACGGTCAAGGCTCACATGAGCCAACAGTCCATTGATGGCAGCAAACCCATGTTGGTGTATGCAGAGGTCAACCAGAAAGGTGTTCCAGTGATTCTGGCAGATGTGATAGCCACACTGAAGTCTGATTCTGGGGACCAATATCAGCTACAACTGCTGGATAATGGAGCAG GTGCTGATGCTTTTAGAAATGATGGGATCTATTCCAGATATTTTATCACTTCTAAAAAGGGAAGATACAACTTGAAAGTGAAAGTGCAGAGAAAAGACAAAGGCAAAAATAATGGACAAGTTAGATTGAAGAGACACAGTGTTGCCCCATATGTACCTGGTTATGTCATCAAAG GAAAAGTAGTGATGAACCCCCCAAAGCCCCCAGTCAGTGAGGATGACCTGCAGGCTGATGTGGGCAGCTTCACCAGGACAGCCATAGGAGAGAGCTTCTCAGTCAGTCTCCCACCTGGTGTCCCCCCTCCAAATTTTCCCCCTAACAAAATCACAGACCTGAATGCAGAGATAGAGGAGGACAAATTGATGCTCACATGGACTGCACCTGGGGAAGACATGGATCAAGGCACGG CTGATTCCTATGAGATCAGAGTCAGCATGGACTTGGAAGCCCTGAGAGGAAATTTCAGTGGAGCACATCTAATGAACACCTCCGACATCCGACCACTAGAGGCAGGCTCTACAGAGGAATACTCCTTCCTTTCCAGTTACATCATCAATGCTGAACCCGAGACGGTCATGTTCTTTGCTGTACGTTCTTGTGACAAGGATTCTCTGATGTCTGACATGTCTAATGTTGCTAAAGCCACAAAAATTGTACCATTTGTTCCAACTACAACTACGCCTACGATATCACAATATCCAAGTCCAAACCTAAAGCGGTCCTCTGGATCAAATGTAGTAGCAGTGGTTGTATCAGTCATTGGTACTGCTGCAGTCATTATTGCTGTGCTAGTTGTAACCAGGATGCGACTCAACAGACCCGGGAACACTCCCAACTTCACAGAGACACAGGTCTCTACAAGCTTTCTGTAA